The Oncorhynchus tshawytscha isolate Ot180627B linkage group LG08, Otsh_v2.0, whole genome shotgun sequence genome window below encodes:
- the LOC112256611 gene encoding low density lipoprotein receptor adapter protein 1-B isoform X1, protein MDALKSAGRAIIRSPSLAKQSWGVGRHKKLPENWTDTRETLLEGMVFQLKYLGVTLVEQPKGEELSAAAVKRIVATAKASGKKLQKVTLKVSPRGIILYDYASNQLIENISIYRISYCTADKMHDKVFAYIAQSQQNETLECHAYLCTKRKVAQAVTLTVAQAFRVAFEFWQAAKEDKEKRVKSGSDGEGASSSQSESSASLGSLKGGEVATGNLLDLAEGANMALVHSGTKESELDPFMVHNHSTENNNTVWELEDGLDEAFSRLAESRNNPQVLDIGVNPQDFNTEECLSPTNWDKTDADNTEKDDMFGF, encoded by the exons AGCTGCCAGAGAACTGGACAGACACGCGGGAGACCCTGCTGGAGGGCATGGTGTTCCAGCTCAAGTACCTGGGTGTCACGCTGGTGGAGCAGCCCAAAGGAGAAGAGCTCTCCGCAGCCGCCGTCAAGAGGATCGTGGCCACG GCCAAAGCCAGCGGCAAGAAACTCCAGAAAGTGACATTAAAAGTGTCCCCTCGAGGAATCATCCTCTATGACTATGCCTCTAACCAGCTGATCGAGAACATATCCATTTACAG GATATCCTACTGCACAGCAGACAAGATGCACGACAAAGTGTTTGCCTACATCGCCCAGAGCCAACAGAATGAAACCCTGGAGTGTCACGCCTACCTCTGCACCAAGAGGaaagtg gcCCAGGCAGTGACGTTAACAGTGGCCCAAGCCTTCAGAGTGGCGTTTGAGTTCTGGCAGGCTGCCAAAGAAG acAAGGAGAAGCGTGTGAAGTCGGGGTCGGATGGGGAAGGAGCCAGTAGTAGCCAGTCGGAGAGCTCGGCAAGCCTGGGCAGTctgaagggaggag AAGTGGCCACAGGAAACCTTCTAGACTTGGCAGAGGGGGCGAACATGGCACTGGTCCACTCGGGGACAAAGGAGAGCGAGCTGGACCCTTTCATGGTGCACAACCACTCCACAGAGAACAACAATACTGTATGG GAGCTTGAGGATGGTCTGGATGAAGCTTTCTCAAG ACTCGCTGAGTCTCGCAATAACCCCCAGGTCCTGGACATTGGGGTAAACCCTCAGGACTTCAACACCGAAGAGTGCCTGTCCCCAACTAACTGGGACAAAACGGACGCAGACAACACCGAGAAAGACGATATGTTTGGGTTCTAA
- the LOC112256611 gene encoding low density lipoprotein receptor adapter protein 1-B isoform X2 produces MDALKSAGRAIIRSPSLAKQSWGVGRHKKLPENWTDTRETLLEGMVFQLKYLGVTLVEQPKGEELSAAAVKRIVATAKASGKKLQKVTLKVSPRGIILYDYASNQLIENISIYRISYCTADKMHDKVFAYIAQSQQNETLECHAYLCTKRKVAQAVTLTVAQAFRVAFEFWQAAKEDKEKRVKSGSDGEGASSSQSESSASLGSLKGGEVATGNLLDLAEGANMALVHSGTKESELDPFMVHNHSTENNNTVWELEDGLDEAFSSRSLDSFESYSDSLSLAITPRSWTLG; encoded by the exons AGCTGCCAGAGAACTGGACAGACACGCGGGAGACCCTGCTGGAGGGCATGGTGTTCCAGCTCAAGTACCTGGGTGTCACGCTGGTGGAGCAGCCCAAAGGAGAAGAGCTCTCCGCAGCCGCCGTCAAGAGGATCGTGGCCACG GCCAAAGCCAGCGGCAAGAAACTCCAGAAAGTGACATTAAAAGTGTCCCCTCGAGGAATCATCCTCTATGACTATGCCTCTAACCAGCTGATCGAGAACATATCCATTTACAG GATATCCTACTGCACAGCAGACAAGATGCACGACAAAGTGTTTGCCTACATCGCCCAGAGCCAACAGAATGAAACCCTGGAGTGTCACGCCTACCTCTGCACCAAGAGGaaagtg gcCCAGGCAGTGACGTTAACAGTGGCCCAAGCCTTCAGAGTGGCGTTTGAGTTCTGGCAGGCTGCCAAAGAAG acAAGGAGAAGCGTGTGAAGTCGGGGTCGGATGGGGAAGGAGCCAGTAGTAGCCAGTCGGAGAGCTCGGCAAGCCTGGGCAGTctgaagggaggag AAGTGGCCACAGGAAACCTTCTAGACTTGGCAGAGGGGGCGAACATGGCACTGGTCCACTCGGGGACAAAGGAGAGCGAGCTGGACCCTTTCATGGTGCACAACCACTCCACAGAGAACAACAATACTGTATGG GAGCTTGAGGATGGTCTGGATGAAGCTTTCTCAAG CCGCAGTCTGGATAGCTTTGAATCATACTCAG ACTCGCTGAGTCTCGCAATAACCCCCAGGTCCTGGACATTGGGGTAA
- the LOC112256611 gene encoding low density lipoprotein receptor adapter protein 1-B isoform X3: MDALKSAGRAIIRSPSLAKQSWGVGRHKKLPENWTDTRETLLEGMVFQLKYLGVTLVEQPKGEELSAAAVKRIVATAKASGKKLQKVTLKVSPRGIILYDYASNQLIENISIYRISYCTADKMHDKVFAYIAQSQQNETLECHAYLCTKRKVAQAVTLTVAQAFRVAFEFWQAAKEDKEKRVKSGSDGEGASSSQSESSASLGSLKGGEVATGNLLDLAEGANMALVHSGTKESELDPFMVHNHSTENNNTVWELEDGLDEAFSSRSLDSFESYSAISPLLPHH; this comes from the exons AGCTGCCAGAGAACTGGACAGACACGCGGGAGACCCTGCTGGAGGGCATGGTGTTCCAGCTCAAGTACCTGGGTGTCACGCTGGTGGAGCAGCCCAAAGGAGAAGAGCTCTCCGCAGCCGCCGTCAAGAGGATCGTGGCCACG GCCAAAGCCAGCGGCAAGAAACTCCAGAAAGTGACATTAAAAGTGTCCCCTCGAGGAATCATCCTCTATGACTATGCCTCTAACCAGCTGATCGAGAACATATCCATTTACAG GATATCCTACTGCACAGCAGACAAGATGCACGACAAAGTGTTTGCCTACATCGCCCAGAGCCAACAGAATGAAACCCTGGAGTGTCACGCCTACCTCTGCACCAAGAGGaaagtg gcCCAGGCAGTGACGTTAACAGTGGCCCAAGCCTTCAGAGTGGCGTTTGAGTTCTGGCAGGCTGCCAAAGAAG acAAGGAGAAGCGTGTGAAGTCGGGGTCGGATGGGGAAGGAGCCAGTAGTAGCCAGTCGGAGAGCTCGGCAAGCCTGGGCAGTctgaagggaggag AAGTGGCCACAGGAAACCTTCTAGACTTGGCAGAGGGGGCGAACATGGCACTGGTCCACTCGGGGACAAAGGAGAGCGAGCTGGACCCTTTCATGGTGCACAACCACTCCACAGAGAACAACAATACTGTATGG GAGCTTGAGGATGGTCTGGATGAAGCTTTCTCAAG CCGCAGTCTGGATAGCTTTGAATCATACTCAG CCATTTCACCGTTGTTGCCACATCACTAA